Proteins co-encoded in one Medicago truncatula cultivar Jemalong A17 chromosome 8, MtrunA17r5.0-ANR, whole genome shotgun sequence genomic window:
- the LOC25502526 gene encoding uncharacterized protein: protein MNLKVKGINWVGNIYHKFESVCHEVDGIVGQDTAKYLENRVQNVGDSVKKLYSGVVHELLPFPTLSSPTKYETHTFSLKNNVGLSVIKLAGGVEDNDKNNNRVEENPANNFIESLQDSNVIDLVNEQQVGNLPGKHELVNQVSGETCSDSLELEDSFVTQEEVADDSREIFVLENEILHARIEETANKSTSKLLNLMSLKEYEPVEFSMHSQFHSGSSDSACGVSMRMEVNVEQDSCLIVEEDNMSSSSAEVLDFTSVGETKLTKSYLFDESSDVDKGDTDILAYVSPAVSFASCKQPYITEIGTSYVESSVVSDGPYSESLESYPFEIESDKSNSGDVALCISDNSMAQVKESHDGIISSCRCQSMESNDESRSIKLKLEDIQLNYDTKREDSGIFVNDRELYAVSCRIQKLRSYKKRIQDAFSSKKRLAKDYEQLAIWFGDADIEPGQDLPPTLRRFNSRTYVNSTNLQVQQASETEWELL from the exons ATGAATTTGAAGGTTAAAGGTATAAATTGGGTGGGGAATATTTACCACAAGTTTGAATCAGTGTGCCATGAGGTGGATGGTATTGTTGGCCAG GATACTGCTAAATATCTCGAGAATCGAGTCCAGAATGTTGGAGATAGTGTGAAAAAGTTATATTCTGGAGTTGTGCATGAGCTACTACCTTTTCCTACCTTGTCTAGTCCCACAAAATATGAAACTCAtacattttctttgaaaaataatgTTGGTTTGTCAGTTATTAAGTTGGCTGGTGGTGTTGAAGACAACGATAAAAATAACAACAGGGTTGAAGAAAACCCTGCCAATAATTTTATTGAGTCATTGCAGGATTCTAATGTAATTGATCTTGTTAATGAGCAACAAGTTGGTAATCTTCCAGGCAAACACGAGCTTGTAAATCAAGTTAGTGGTGAAACTTGCTCGGATTCCCTGGAGTTGGAAGATTCTTTCGTAACTCAAGAAGAGGTTGCTGATGACTCTAGAGAAATTTTTGTGCTTGAaaacgaaatcttgcatgcacGCATTGAAGAAACTGCCAACAAGTCCACTTCCAAGCTACTGAATTTGATGTCTCTTAAAGAGTACGAACCCGTTGAATTCTCAATGCATAGTCAATTCCATTCTGGTTCTTCTGATAGTGCATGTGGAGTTTCAATGAGAATGGAAGTTAATGTAGAACAAGACTCATGTTTGATTGTTGAAGAAGATAATATGAGTTCATCTAGTGCTGAAGTGTTGGATTTCACGTCTGTTGGTgagacaaaattaacaaaatcctACTTATTCGATGAATCATCTGATGTTGATAAGGGTGATACTGATATACTAGCTTATGTTTCACCTGCTGTATCATTTGCGTCATGCAAACAGCCTTATATCACAGAGATAGGAACTTCATACGTTGAAAGTTCCGTAGTTTCTGATGGTCCATATTCAGAATCATTAGAAAGCTACCCCTTTGAAATTGAATCGGACAAAAGCAATTCAGGTGATGTTGCTTTGTGTATTTCAGACAATTCCATGGCACAGGTCAAGGAATCCCATGATGGAATCATTTCCTCTTGTCGATGTCAATCAATGGAATCAAATG ATGAATCACGCTCTATTAAATTAAAGTTGGAGGACATTCAATTGAATTATGATACAAAGCGTGAAGATAGCGGTATATTTGTGAATGATAGGGAACTCTACGCAGTCTCATGCAGAATCCAAAAGCTTAGATCGTATAAG AAAAGAATCCAGGATGCATTCTCTTCGAAGAAGAGGTTAGCAAAGGATTATGAACAACTAGCAATATGGTTTGGCGATGCAGATATCGAGCCAGGTCAAGATTTACCACCAACTCTCAGACGATTTAATTCCAGAACATATGTGAACTCAACGAATTTGCAAGTGCAGCAAGCTTCTGAAACTGAGTGGGAGCTGCTGTAA